One genomic window of Polaromonas sp. SP1 includes the following:
- a CDS encoding enoyl-CoA hydratase/isomerase family protein: protein MTGAVLLEVKGPVAFVTLSHPGKLNAMSRAMWRELRAVFGSIQHNAALRCVLVRGEGGHFCAGGDISEYAGFRFEESALREFHEGDVWGGLKAMLDCDVPLVAQVEGNCMGAGMEIASCCDIRVAADTAKFGAPIAKLGFPMAPREAALVMRAAGELTAREMLLSAAVLGAAEMKQRGFLNQAVPAAEAAAAAMAYVDRCATLAPGAARLNKQAFRALAQDPIGHAATDLIASTLTDAYRYAASPEHREGVTAFTEKRQPRFDNPAAGLPSPSTA, encoded by the coding sequence ATGACCGGAGCCGTCTTACTCGAGGTGAAAGGGCCTGTTGCCTTCGTCACCTTGTCCCATCCCGGCAAGCTCAACGCCATGTCCCGCGCCATGTGGCGCGAGCTGCGTGCGGTGTTTGGAAGCATCCAGCACAACGCGGCCTTGCGCTGCGTGCTGGTGCGGGGTGAGGGCGGGCACTTCTGTGCGGGCGGCGATATTTCCGAGTACGCCGGCTTCCGGTTTGAAGAAAGCGCCCTGCGTGAGTTTCACGAGGGCGATGTCTGGGGCGGCCTCAAGGCCATGCTGGACTGCGATGTGCCCCTCGTCGCGCAGGTCGAAGGCAATTGCATGGGCGCCGGAATGGAGATTGCCAGCTGCTGCGACATTCGCGTCGCGGCCGACACGGCGAAGTTTGGCGCGCCCATCGCAAAGCTGGGTTTTCCGATGGCGCCGCGCGAGGCCGCGCTGGTGATGCGCGCTGCGGGCGAGCTGACCGCGCGGGAGATGCTGCTGTCGGCCGCCGTGCTCGGCGCGGCCGAGATGAAGCAGCGAGGCTTCCTCAACCAGGCAGTACCGGCGGCTGAAGCCGCCGCTGCCGCGATGGCCTATGTAGACCGCTGCGCCACGCTGGCGCCGGGCGCCGCACGCCTGAATAAACAGGCATTTCGGGCTCTAGCCCAGGACCCTATTGGGCATGCAGCTACTGATTTGATAGCAAGCACACTGACAGACGCCTACCGCTACGCCGCGTCGCCCGAGCACCGGGAAGGCGTGACAGCCTTTACTGAAAAACGCCAGCCCCGGTTTGACAACCCGGCCGCCGGCCTCCCATCACCATCGACAGCCTGA
- a CDS encoding tripartite tricarboxylate transporter substrate binding protein, producing MTFNFEARGSRRDVLRAAAAGAATISFGSYAQSAWPTKPVTMIVPFPAGGGTDAFARPLSAQFAKLTGKQLIIDNRGGAGGTLGASIAAKAQPDGYTLFMGAVHHTIAPSMYPKLDYDIEKDFLPMALMANVPQVLVVNPRAMPFADFKAFIEAVRKAPGKYNYGSAGAGTSHHLAGELFKQQTKTFITHIPYRGAGPALQDLISGNVDMMFDGLGSSAAHIKGGRIKALMVAGAKRNPAFPDVPCAAELGLPDYTVTTWYGVWAPKGTPADVQARIVEDLRKASASDELKAIWANNGADFGNLTPQQFGTFVSNEVKRWSAVVKASGAKLE from the coding sequence ATGACATTCAATTTTGAAGCCCGCGGTTCCCGGCGCGATGTCTTGCGCGCCGCGGCGGCCGGTGCAGCGACGATTTCGTTCGGCAGCTACGCCCAGTCGGCCTGGCCCACCAAGCCGGTGACGATGATCGTGCCCTTCCCGGCCGGTGGCGGCACCGACGCGTTTGCGCGGCCTTTGTCGGCCCAGTTCGCCAAGCTCACGGGCAAGCAGCTCATCATCGACAACCGCGGCGGCGCCGGCGGCACGCTGGGCGCCAGCATCGCCGCCAAGGCGCAGCCCGACGGCTACACGCTCTTCATGGGCGCGGTGCACCACACCATTGCGCCGTCGATGTACCCCAAGCTGGACTACGACATCGAGAAAGACTTTTTGCCCATGGCGCTGATGGCCAACGTGCCGCAGGTGCTGGTGGTCAACCCGCGCGCCATGCCCTTTGCCGACTTCAAGGCCTTCATCGAGGCCGTGCGCAAGGCGCCGGGCAAATACAACTACGGCTCGGCCGGCGCCGGCACATCGCACCACCTGGCCGGCGAGTTGTTCAAGCAGCAGACCAAGACCTTCATCACGCACATTCCTTATCGCGGTGCGGGCCCGGCCCTGCAGGATCTGATCTCCGGCAACGTCGACATGATGTTTGACGGCCTGGGTTCATCTGCCGCCCACATCAAGGGTGGCCGCATCAAGGCGCTGATGGTGGCCGGCGCCAAACGCAACCCCGCCTTCCCCGACGTGCCGTGCGCCGCCGAGCTCGGCCTGCCCGATTACACCGTGACCACCTGGTACGGCGTATGGGCGCCCAAGGGCACACCGGCCGACGTGCAGGCGCGCATCGTGGAAGACCTGCGCAAGGCTTCTGCCTCGGATGAGCTCAAGGCCATCTGGGCCAACAACGGCGCCGACTTCGGCAACCTCACGCCGCAGCAGTTCGGCACCTTTGTCAGCAATGAAGTCAAACGCTGGTCGGCCGTGGTGAAGGCCTCGGGCGCCAAACTCGAATGA
- a CDS encoding malonyl-CoA decarboxylase domain-containing protein: MSAAEWLSRNVSRFTAGEKISSEKTAAANTEPAQAATKKIATGAGLPVRSTHERLQATLSQKDEALSPRVLRRTLQELQAIIDPRVSEVEGGRRAMEIAAWYEGATPARRRDLWMLMSEQFVANPQKVKAAQAQFAAAVGTPEEAVAEVRYRRATVSPRRRLLQRFSVYPGGIQFLVDMRADMQPSLKADKRLLALDVEMEYMFSTWFDVGFLDLRRITWDSPASLIEKLIKYEAVHDIKGWADVKNRLDSDRRCYGFFHPRLPEVPLIFVEVAMVEQIAGDIMPLLDELAAPSDLSRATTAIFYSISNTQSGLRGVSFGDSLIKRVVETLKEEFPKLKTFATLSPIPGFRSWLGKNAGAMLQKLGEKDLTALGRAVGFEPPAAGHFLSAIEDPLSLGDKSPVRKTLLQFAAHYLGRAMEEGKPLDPVARFHLGNGARIERINWAGDPTPKGLKQSYGLMVNYLYDLKRLDRHRARLAQGEIPVSGDIEDLYI, encoded by the coding sequence ATGAGCGCCGCCGAATGGCTCAGCCGCAATGTCTCGCGATTCACGGCCGGCGAGAAAATTTCATCAGAAAAAACGGCTGCAGCCAATACGGAGCCTGCGCAGGCAGCTACAAAAAAGATAGCAACGGGCGCCGGGCTGCCGGTGCGCAGCACGCATGAAAGGCTGCAGGCCACGCTGAGCCAGAAAGACGAAGCGCTGTCGCCGCGCGTATTGCGCCGCACCTTGCAGGAGTTGCAGGCCATCATCGACCCGCGCGTGAGCGAGGTCGAAGGCGGGCGCCGCGCCATGGAGATTGCGGCCTGGTATGAGGGCGCCACGCCTGCGCGCCGCCGCGACTTGTGGATGCTGATGAGCGAGCAGTTCGTCGCCAACCCGCAAAAGGTCAAGGCCGCGCAGGCGCAGTTTGCCGCGGCGGTCGGCACGCCTGAAGAAGCCGTGGCCGAAGTGCGCTACCGCCGCGCCACGGTGTCGCCGCGCCGGCGTTTGCTGCAGCGCTTCAGCGTCTACCCGGGCGGCATCCAGTTCCTGGTCGACATGCGCGCCGACATGCAGCCCAGCCTGAAGGCCGACAAGCGCCTGCTGGCGCTCGACGTCGAGATGGAATACATGTTCTCCACCTGGTTCGACGTCGGCTTCCTCGACCTGCGCCGCATCACCTGGGACTCACCGGCCTCGCTGATTGAAAAACTCATCAAGTACGAAGCCGTGCACGACATCAAGGGCTGGGCCGATGTGAAGAACCGCCTCGACAGCGACCGGCGCTGCTACGGTTTCTTTCACCCGCGCCTTCCTGAGGTGCCGCTGATCTTTGTGGAAGTCGCCATGGTCGAGCAGATCGCCGGCGACATCATGCCGCTGCTTGACGAACTGGCCGCGCCGTCGGACCTGAGCCGCGCCACCACGGCGATTTTTTATTCCATCAGCAACACGCAATCCGGCCTGCGCGGCGTGAGTTTTGGCGACTCGCTGATCAAGCGCGTTGTTGAAACGCTCAAGGAAGAATTTCCCAAGCTCAAGACCTTTGCCACGCTCTCGCCGATCCCCGGCTTTCGCAGCTGGCTGGGCAAGAATGCCGGCGCGATGCTGCAAAAGCTGGGCGAAAAAGACCTCACGGCGCTGGGCCGGGCCGTCGGCTTTGAGCCGCCCGCTGCCGGGCACTTTCTCTCCGCGATTGAAGACCCGCTGTCGCTGGGCGACAAATCCCCGGTGCGCAAAACGCTGCTGCAGTTTGCGGCGCACTATCTGGGCCGGGCGATGGAGGAGGGCAAGCCGCTGGACCCGGTCGCGCGATTCCACCTGGGCAACGGCGCACGCATCGAGCGCATCAACTGGGCCGGCGACCCCACGCCCAAGGGCCTGAAGCAGTCCTACGGCCTGATGGTGAATTACCTTTACGACCTGAAGCGCCTGGACCGGCATCGCGCGCGTCTCGCACAGGGGGAAATCCCCGTATCAGGCGACATCGAAGATTTGTACATTTGA
- a CDS encoding GntR family transcriptional regulator — translation MRLVQSSLHQEVADTLREQIFAGQLAPGSFLDEVALCERLEISRTPLREALKVLTSEGLLRHEPRRGCFVNEVTEKDLDDIFPVIALLEGRCAYEAARNATDADLVALTNLHERLNSHASAGRINDYYATNFAIHEAIIMLADNRWLAQAIADLRKILKLARLQQLHAPGRLAQSLSEHMTVFAALKSRDSEGAEAAMRTHLTRQREALRDLARNQRTRVAS, via the coding sequence ATGCGTCTTGTCCAGAGTTCGTTGCACCAGGAAGTCGCCGACACCCTGCGCGAGCAGATCTTCGCGGGCCAGCTGGCGCCCGGCAGCTTCCTGGACGAAGTGGCCTTGTGCGAACGGCTGGAAATCTCCCGCACGCCGCTGCGCGAGGCCCTGAAGGTGCTGACGTCCGAGGGGCTGCTGCGCCACGAGCCGCGGCGCGGCTGCTTTGTCAACGAGGTGACGGAGAAAGACCTGGACGACATCTTCCCGGTGATTGCGCTGCTGGAAGGGCGCTGCGCCTATGAGGCCGCCCGCAACGCCACCGACGCCGACCTGGTGGCGCTGACCAACCTGCATGAGCGCCTGAACAGCCACGCCAGCGCCGGCCGCATCAACGACTACTACGCCACCAACTTCGCCATCCACGAGGCCATCATCATGCTGGCCGACAACCGCTGGCTGGCGCAGGCCATCGCCGACCTGCGCAAGATCCTGAAGCTGGCGCGGCTGCAGCAGCTGCACGCGCCGGGCCGACTGGCGCAAAGCCTGTCGGAACACATGACGGTGTTTGCCGCCCTGAAAAGCCGCGACAGCGAAGGCGCCGAAGCCGCCATGCGCACCCACCTCACGCGCCAGCGCGAGGCGCTGCGCGACCTGGCCCGCAACCAACGCACGCGGGTGGCCTCATGA
- the lgt gene encoding prolipoprotein diacylglyceryl transferase: protein MLIHPQINPVALQLGPVGIHWYGLTYLAAFGLFFFLATRRLRHEPFASITGPGAWSRKDIEDILFLGVMGVVIGGRLGYCLFYKPGYYLTHPLEIFFVWQGGMSFHGGMLGVLVSQWWFARSRQRPWLQVMDFVAPCVPTGLAAGRVGNFINGELWGRFSDPALPWGMVFPHSGSMQPRHPSQVYQFLMEGLLLFVLLWLYARKPRKTGQVSGAFLLGYGVFRFIAEFFREPDEFLGILALGMSMGQWLCIPMIAGGAWLWVWASKRA from the coding sequence ATGCTTATCCATCCCCAAATCAATCCGGTCGCACTTCAGCTCGGCCCTGTCGGCATCCACTGGTACGGCCTGACTTATCTGGCGGCTTTCGGCCTCTTTTTCTTCCTGGCAACACGGCGCCTTCGCCATGAGCCCTTTGCGTCCATCACCGGCCCGGGCGCCTGGTCGCGCAAGGACATTGAAGACATCCTCTTCCTGGGGGTCATGGGCGTGGTGATCGGTGGCCGGCTCGGCTACTGCCTTTTTTACAAACCCGGCTACTACCTTACGCACCCGCTGGAGATCTTTTTTGTCTGGCAAGGCGGCATGAGTTTTCATGGCGGCATGCTGGGCGTGCTGGTGTCGCAGTGGTGGTTTGCGCGCTCCCGCCAGCGGCCCTGGCTGCAGGTGATGGATTTTGTGGCGCCTTGCGTGCCGACGGGGCTCGCGGCGGGGCGTGTCGGCAACTTTATCAACGGCGAGCTCTGGGGGCGCTTCAGCGACCCGGCTCTGCCCTGGGGCATGGTGTTCCCGCACAGCGGCTCCATGCAGCCGCGCCATCCCTCGCAGGTTTACCAGTTCCTGATGGAAGGGCTGCTGCTGTTTGTGTTGCTGTGGCTGTATGCACGCAAGCCGCGCAAGACGGGCCAGGTTTCGGGCGCCTTCCTGCTGGGTTATGGCGTGTTCCGCTTTATTGCCGAGTTCTTCCGCGAGCCGGACGAGTTCCTCGGCATCCTCGCCCTGGGCATGAGCATGGGGCAGTGGCTGTGCATCCCGATGATCGCGGGCGGCGCCTGGCTCTGGGTTTGGGCTTCAAAACGCGCCTAG
- a CDS encoding DUF4124 domain-containing protein, which translates to MRHAFRPVLFTGLLGLLFLQQAAAQVYQCVDAGGKKVFSQLPCASQAGKEEKLIMRAPAAAAPAAPAAPADGTPFKGQQGALYGNSGAAPAPKDWAAENAAANARAAAAEASAGGSRQTVPSGLGGLRKSTPASPVASDKQIIANCEANRGARCNSPGEIAQRRMEQRELSPAERQQQQSAVAARRQREQEEAFNRMIRR; encoded by the coding sequence ATGCGCCACGCTTTCCGCCCCGTCCTTTTCACCGGCCTGCTGGGCCTCCTCTTCCTGCAACAGGCTGCGGCGCAGGTCTACCAATGCGTGGATGCGGGCGGCAAAAAAGTGTTTTCACAACTGCCTTGTGCATCCCAGGCCGGCAAGGAAGAAAAGCTCATCATGCGGGCACCCGCCGCTGCGGCGCCGGCAGCGCCCGCGGCTCCGGCCGATGGCACACCGTTCAAAGGCCAGCAGGGCGCGCTCTACGGCAACAGCGGCGCCGCGCCTGCGCCGAAAGACTGGGCTGCCGAGAACGCGGCAGCCAACGCACGGGCTGCCGCTGCCGAGGCATCCGCCGGCGGCTCGCGCCAGACCGTGCCTTCCGGCTTGGGCGGCCTGCGAAAGTCAACGCCCGCATCGCCCGTTGCCAGCGACAAGCAGATCATTGCCAATTGCGAAGCCAACCGCGGCGCGCGCTGCAACAGCCCGGGCGAAATCGCGCAGCGCCGCATGGAGCAGCGCGAGCTCTCGCCGGCTGAAAGGCAGCAACAGCAAAGCGCTGTGGCGGCCCGCCGGCAACGTGAGCAGGAAGAAGCCTTTAACCGGATGATTCGCCGATAA
- a CDS encoding LysR family transcriptional regulator, with protein sequence MSDALNSRKTPLIELRLWRQFLAVAEELHFGRAAQRLNMTQPPLTQAIAQLELLLELRLFDRTKRSVQLTAAGAALVPEARDLLARAQALPAYARASADGEAGRLRLAFVSTVGFDLLPRWVRAFREQYPKVQLELIEATGDVQLQAFERGEIDAGFMLHSPGFAPPGLASRRISQEPLLVAVPEQSELASQTVLSLKDLLEQQLVIFPRRILPSLYDAIFAMYHAAGTLPRVAQEAIQMQTIVNLVSAGLGVAWVPESVRQFQRPGVVYRSVPGSKAAAVPGCETSLVWPGASANPALARFLAFIGESSG encoded by the coding sequence ATGAGTGATGCGCTAAATTCCCGCAAGACCCCCTTGATCGAGCTTCGTTTGTGGCGCCAGTTTCTGGCCGTGGCCGAAGAGCTCCATTTCGGCCGCGCCGCCCAGCGCCTGAACATGACCCAACCGCCCCTGACCCAGGCCATTGCGCAACTGGAGCTGTTGCTGGAACTGCGGCTGTTTGACCGCACCAAGCGCAGCGTGCAGCTCACGGCCGCGGGCGCTGCCCTGGTGCCCGAGGCGCGCGACCTGCTCGCGCGCGCCCAGGCTTTGCCGGCTTACGCGCGCGCCAGCGCCGACGGCGAGGCCGGGCGCCTGCGGCTGGCCTTTGTCTCCACAGTGGGTTTTGACTTGTTGCCGCGCTGGGTGCGCGCCTTTCGCGAGCAATACCCCAAGGTGCAGCTTGAGCTGATCGAGGCAACGGGTGATGTGCAACTGCAGGCATTTGAGCGCGGCGAGATCGATGCGGGCTTCATGCTGCATTCACCAGGCTTCGCGCCGCCGGGCCTCGCATCCCGGCGCATCAGCCAGGAGCCGCTCCTGGTCGCGGTCCCCGAGCAAAGTGAACTCGCCAGCCAGACAGTGCTGTCTCTGAAGGATTTGCTGGAGCAGCAACTTGTGATCTTCCCGCGGCGCATCCTGCCTTCGCTTTACGACGCGATTTTTGCGATGTACCACGCGGCGGGCACGCTGCCGCGTGTGGCGCAGGAGGCCATCCAGATGCAGACCATCGTGAACCTGGTGTCGGCCGGGCTGGGTGTCGCCTGGGTGCCCGAAAGCGTGCGGCAGTTTCAGCGGCCTGGCGTGGTGTATCGCAGCGTGCCTGGCAGCAAGGCGGCGGCGGTGCCCGGCTGCGAAACCAGCCTGGTCTGGCCCGGCGCGAGCGCCAATCCGGCGCTGGCCCGCTTTCTGGCGTTTATCGGCGAATCATCCGGTTAA
- the ilvD gene encoding dihydroxy-acid dehydratase: MTTKTVNIVANPRSKNITEGKSRAPNRSMYYAMGYEADDFKKPMIGVANGHSTITPCNSGLQKLADAAIAGIEEAGGNAQVFGTPTISDGMAMGTEGMKYSLVSREVISDCIETCVQGQWMDGVLVVGGCDKNMPGGLMGMLRANVPSIYVYGGTILPGSYKGKDLNIVSVFEAVGENAAGRMSDEDLLQIERRAIPGTGSCGGMYTANTMSSAFEALGISLPYSSTMANPHDEKMNSAKESAKVLVEAIKKDIKPRDIVTKKAIENAVAVIMATGGSTNAVLHFLAIAHTAGVEWSIDDFERVRQRTPVLCDLKPSGKYLAVDLHRAGGIPQVMKTLLAAGLLHGDCLTISGQTIAETLKDVPEVPRADQDVIRPINNPMYAQGHLAILKGNLSPEGCVAKITGLKNPVMTGPARVFDDEQSALAAILAGKIKAGDVMVLRYLGPKGGPGMPEMLAPTGALIGAGLGESVGLITDGRFSGGTWGMVVGHVAPEAAAGGNIAFIHEGDSITIDSKQLLLQLNISDAELEKRKVGWKAPAPRYTRGVQAKFAFNASSASKGAVLDDY, encoded by the coding sequence ATGACCACCAAAACCGTCAACATCGTCGCCAACCCGCGCAGCAAAAACATCACCGAAGGCAAATCGCGCGCGCCCAACCGCTCCATGTACTACGCCATGGGCTACGAGGCGGACGACTTCAAGAAGCCGATGATCGGCGTGGCCAACGGCCACAGCACCATCACGCCCTGCAACAGCGGCCTGCAAAAGCTGGCCGACGCGGCGATTGCCGGCATTGAAGAAGCCGGCGGCAACGCGCAGGTGTTCGGCACGCCGACCATCTCCGACGGCATGGCCATGGGCACGGAAGGCATGAAGTATTCGCTGGTGAGCCGCGAAGTGATCTCGGACTGCATCGAAACCTGCGTGCAGGGCCAGTGGATGGACGGCGTGCTCGTCGTCGGCGGCTGCGACAAGAACATGCCCGGCGGTCTGATGGGCATGCTGCGCGCCAACGTGCCGTCGATCTACGTGTACGGCGGCACCATCCTGCCCGGCAGCTACAAAGGCAAGGACCTCAACATCGTCAGCGTGTTTGAAGCCGTGGGCGAAAACGCCGCCGGCCGCATGAGCGACGAAGACCTGCTGCAGATCGAGCGCCGCGCCATTCCGGGCACCGGCAGCTGCGGCGGCATGTACACGGCCAACACCATGTCCAGCGCGTTTGAAGCGCTGGGCATCTCGCTGCCCTACTCCAGCACCATGGCCAATCCGCACGACGAAAAAATGAACTCGGCCAAAGAATCGGCCAAGGTGCTCGTCGAAGCCATCAAAAAGGACATCAAGCCGCGCGACATCGTGACCAAAAAGGCGATTGAAAACGCCGTGGCCGTGATCATGGCCACCGGCGGCTCCACCAATGCCGTGCTGCATTTCCTGGCCATCGCCCACACGGCGGGCGTCGAATGGAGCATTGACGATTTCGAGCGCGTGCGCCAGCGCACGCCGGTGCTCTGCGACCTCAAGCCCTCCGGCAAATACCTCGCGGTCGACCTGCACCGCGCAGGCGGCATTCCGCAAGTGATGAAGACGCTGCTGGCCGCCGGCCTGCTGCACGGCGACTGCCTGACGATCTCGGGCCAGACCATCGCCGAGACGCTCAAGGACGTGCCCGAAGTGCCGCGCGCCGACCAGGACGTGATCCGCCCCATCAACAACCCCATGTATGCACAGGGCCACCTGGCGATCCTGAAGGGCAACCTTTCGCCCGAAGGCTGCGTGGCCAAGATCACCGGCCTGAAGAACCCCGTCATGACCGGCCCGGCCCGCGTGTTCGATGACGAGCAATCCGCGCTGGCCGCCATCCTGGCCGGCAAGATCAAGGCCGGCGACGTGATGGTGCTGCGTTACCTCGGCCCCAAGGGCGGCCCCGGCATGCCTGAAATGCTGGCCCCCACCGGCGCGCTGATTGGCGCCGGCCTGGGCGAAAGCGTCGGCCTGATCACCGACGGGCGTTTCTCCGGCGGCACCTGGGGCATGGTGGTCGGCCACGTTGCGCCCGAGGCGGCAGCGGGCGGAAACATCGCCTTCATCCACGAGGGCGACTCCATCACCATCGACTCGAAACAGCTGCTGCTGCAACTCAACATCAGCGACGCCGAACTGGAAAAACGCAAAGTCGGCTGGAAAGCACCCGCGCCGCGTTACACCCGCGGCGTGCAGGCCAAGTTTGCGTTCAACGCATCCAGCGCCAGCAAGGGCGCAGTGCTGGACGACTATTGA
- a CDS encoding TIGR04438 family Trp-rich protein has translation MYFLLIGIVALALKYLEVDPVAQWSWLIVLSPFGLAAVWWWYADASGYTKRKEVEKMEKRRLDRIEKSRDAMGMLSAKKKRK, from the coding sequence ATGTATTTTTTATTGATTGGCATTGTGGCGCTGGCGCTCAAGTACCTTGAGGTCGATCCTGTCGCACAGTGGAGCTGGCTCATCGTGCTGTCTCCTTTTGGACTGGCTGCGGTATGGTGGTGGTACGCCGACGCGTCGGGCTACACCAAGCGCAAGGAAGTTGAAAAAATGGAAAAACGCAGGCTGGACCGTATCGAGAAGTCGCGTGATGCCATGGGCATGCTTTCAGCGAAAAAGAAACGTAAATAG
- a CDS encoding c-type cytochrome, whose protein sequence is MKRILLVLASMAAGLAVSTPALADLQLATAKNCMACHAVDKKLVGPSYKDVAAKYAGQKDAADKLAAKIIKGGSGVWGPVPMPANAQVSPDEAKKLAAWVLATK, encoded by the coding sequence ATGAAACGCATTCTTTTGGTACTCGCTTCCATGGCTGCAGGTCTTGCAGTGTCAACCCCCGCCCTGGCTGACCTGCAACTGGCAACCGCCAAAAACTGCATGGCCTGCCATGCAGTCGACAAAAAGCTGGTGGGCCCTTCCTACAAGGACGTTGCCGCCAAGTACGCCGGCCAGAAAGACGCAGCTGACAAGCTCGCAGCCAAGATCATCAAAGGCGGCTCTGGCGTGTGGGGACCCGTGCCCATGCCAGCCAACGCACAGGTCAGCCCTGACGAAGCCAAGAAACTGGCCGCCTGGGTCCTGGCAACCAAATAA
- the acs gene encoding acetate--CoA ligase, protein MSAPTSAIESTLVENRIFPPAPATVKAARISGMPAYQALCAEAEKDFEGFWARLARENLSWKKPFTQTLDESKAPFYKWFADGELNASYNCLDRHLGTPVENKKAIIFESDDGKVTNVTYKELHAKVSQFASALKGAGIKKGDRVIIYMPMTVEGVVAMQACARIGATHSVVFGGFSAKSLQERIQDAGAVAVITANYQLRGGKELPLKAIVDEGIAMGGCESIKNVIVYQRTSTACNMVAGRDSLMHEITAKASPVCEPEFVGAEHPLFILYTSGSTGKPKGVQHSTGGYLLWAKLTMDWTFDIQPADVFWCTADIGWITGHTYVAYGPLAAGATQIIFEGIPTFPNAGRFWQMIEKHKVTIFYTAPTAIRSLIKAAEGDEKVHPARSDLSSLRILGSVGEPINPEAWMWYYKNVGGERCPIVDTFWQTETGGHMITPLPGATPLVPGSCTLPLPGIMTAIVDETGKDLPNGAGGMLVVKRPWPSMIRTIWNDPDRFKKSYFPEEMGGTIYLAGDGAVRNVDNGYFRITGRIDDVLNVSGHRMGTMEIESALVAHSTLVAEAAVVGRPDDLTGEAIVAFVVLKRSRPTGDEAKAIAKELRDWVGKEIGPIAKPKDIRFGDNLPKTRSGKIMRRLLRGIAKGEAITQDTSTLENPAILEQLSEKQ, encoded by the coding sequence ATGAGCGCCCCTACATCCGCGATCGAATCCACCCTGGTTGAAAATCGCATCTTCCCGCCGGCGCCGGCCACCGTGAAGGCCGCGCGCATTTCAGGCATGCCGGCCTACCAGGCCTTGTGCGCGGAAGCCGAAAAAGATTTCGAAGGGTTTTGGGCCCGTCTGGCGCGTGAAAACCTCAGCTGGAAGAAGCCCTTCACCCAGACCCTGGACGAGTCCAAAGCCCCGTTCTACAAATGGTTTGCCGACGGCGAACTCAACGCGTCGTACAACTGCCTGGACCGCCACCTCGGCACGCCGGTCGAAAACAAGAAGGCCATTATTTTTGAAAGCGACGATGGCAAGGTCACCAACGTCACCTACAAAGAGCTGCATGCCAAGGTCAGCCAGTTCGCCAGCGCACTCAAGGGCGCGGGCATCAAGAAGGGCGACCGCGTCATCATCTACATGCCGATGACGGTTGAAGGCGTGGTAGCCATGCAGGCCTGCGCGCGCATAGGCGCGACGCACTCGGTGGTGTTCGGCGGCTTCTCGGCCAAGAGCCTGCAGGAGCGCATCCAGGACGCGGGCGCCGTGGCCGTCATTACTGCCAACTACCAGTTGCGCGGTGGCAAAGAGCTGCCGCTGAAGGCCATCGTCGATGAAGGCATCGCCATGGGCGGCTGCGAGTCGATCAAGAACGTGATCGTCTACCAGCGCACCTCAACCGCCTGCAACATGGTGGCCGGGCGTGACAGCCTGATGCACGAGATCACCGCCAAGGCTTCGCCGGTGTGCGAGCCCGAGTTTGTGGGCGCCGAGCATCCGCTGTTCATTCTTTACACCTCAGGCTCGACCGGCAAACCCAAGGGTGTGCAGCACAGCACGGGTGGTTACCTGCTGTGGGCCAAGCTCACGATGGACTGGACCTTCGACATCCAGCCTGCCGATGTGTTCTGGTGCACGGCCGACATCGGCTGGATCACCGGCCACACCTATGTGGCCTACGGCCCGCTGGCGGCAGGCGCGACGCAGATCATCTTTGAAGGCATCCCGACCTTCCCGAACGCAGGTCGCTTCTGGCAGATGATCGAAAAACACAAGGTCACGATTTTCTACACGGCGCCGACGGCCATACGCTCACTGATCAAGGCTGCCGAGGGCGATGAGAAAGTGCACCCGGCCCGCTCCGACCTCAGCAGCCTGCGCATCCTGGGCTCGGTCGGCGAGCCGATCAACCCGGAAGCCTGGATGTGGTACTACAAAAACGTGGGCGGCGAGCGCTGCCCCATCGTGGACACCTTCTGGCAAACCGAAACCGGCGGCCACATGATCACGCCGCTGCCCGGCGCCACCCCGCTGGTGCCCGGCAGCTGCACGCTGCCCTTGCCCGGCATCATGACCGCCATCGTTGACGAGACCGGCAAGGACCTGCCCAACGGTGCGGGCGGCATGCTGGTCGTCAAGCGCCCCTGGCCGTCCATGATCCGCACCATCTGGAATGACCCGGACCGCTTCAAGAAGAGCTACTTCCCCGAAGAAATGGGCGGCACGATTTACCTCGCAGGTGACGGCGCGGTGCGCAATGTCGACAACGGTTATTTCCGCATCACCGGCCGCATCGATGATGTGCTGAACGTGTCGGGCCACCGCATGGGCACCATGGAAATCGAATCGGCGCTGGTGGCGCATTCCACCCTGGTGGCCGAGGCCGCAGTGGTGGGCCGCCCCGACGATCTGACCGGCGAGGCCATTGTGGCTTTCGTGGTGCTCAAGCGCTCACGGCCCACCGGCGACGAAGCCAAGGCGATTGCCAAGGAGCTGCGCGATTGGGTCGGCAAGGAAATCGGCCCCATCGCCAAGCCCAAGGACATCCGTTTCGGCGACAACCTGCCCAAGACGCGGAGCGGCAAGATCATGCGCCGTTTGCTGCGCGGCATTGCGAAGGGTGAGGCTATTACTCAGGACACATCAACACTTGAGAATCCTGCAATCCTTGAGCAGCTGTCTGAAAAGCAGTGA